ACTTGATATTTTTGTGCAGAAGCACAAACGGACATATTTTTGCCCTAAGTTTGGAGGTTAAATTTCTTACAAAAACGTACATTTACAAAATATTACAGAAATTAATATAATTTGTACGCATGTTGTTTATTTCTTTTAGTTCAAACTTTCAATTTCAAACTCACTCGTGTCCATCTCAGAAAAGGGACTACAAACCTAATGCTGATTCATATGAACATGGGGAAGAATTAATGTGTTCAATGATAGTCCTATGAGTACAAGAGAAGAAATCATTACCTTCTGTAACTTGAAGCAGGTAATTCCTTTCAGTCATCATCTATCCACTGAGAGGCAATCAAGGTGTTGTCATTGTCAACCAAAGTTAGGCTGTGTAAGCAGGTACAAGTCAATGCTTATGCATAACGTGTTATTATTTTTCCATTGTCAAGGGAAGGAATAAAAGATGTCCTGCTTGAGAACAAGATTATTTGCTTCACATGTTCTAATTTCAGAATACTATTGGGTGCTATACCAAGAAAAAAAATTAGGTAGAGTGTTTTCAGCTACACATTAGCATGAATAAACAATCATGATGCAGTGCACAGCACAAAATTTGTTACAAATCATGTACGCAGTACTATCTATCACTGTCGATTTATAAAAGGAACTCCATGTAACTATGGCAGGCAAATAAAAAACTAATTAATTGGGTAAAAGTGTATATTTTACCAATTATGAACCTTCAAGGCAATCTGGTGCTTCTGTTGGGCACCCCCCACATGCCACAAGGTAGCAGCTTGATGAGCAACTATACATTACCATAAATAAACTTTAAGCGCAACCTGCTGCTGTTGGATAGCTGTCCAAGATAAGAGATGAATGGACTCGGTTGATGTTCCTGCTAGATGAGAAAGCTATCTAGCCAATAGCAAGGCGAGGGCCTCTGTGGTCTCTCTAGTTCCCTTTCATGCTTGGATGGGTCTGTTCAGAAAACAGTCTTCCTTATGGTTCCTTAATCAAACATCATTCACTGGAAGTAGCTTCTTTCTGGCACCAAGGTCTGGTTATCCTATTAACTAATGCATTGTACAAACAATCATTCTGTGTCAAAACACTTGATATTTCAGCAGGCAGTTCTGTAGCCTTGTCCAATGGATCCACTTGAGAAAACCCTGTAACTAGTGTATTGTAAGTAACGTTGTCAGGAACAATTCCTGAGCTCAGCATCTCATCAAAAAGCTTGGAGGCTTCTTCATTATTACCAGATTTACAATAGGCATACATCAGAGTGGTATAAGTAAACTTATTTGGAGGTATACCCCTGGACCGCATTTGCTCCAAGTAATTCATAGCTTCATCCATTTTTCCTATTTTGCAAAAACCATGTATCATAATTGTGTAGCCAATTACTCCCACCTCAATGCTGTTTTCTCTGCTTTGTTCAAACATGGTCTTCGCCTCGTCAACAAGATAAGCATGGAACATCCAGTGCATAAGACTGCAGTAAGTTACATTAGTTGGTCTTATGCCAGCAGACTTCATAGTGTTAAGGACATCAATTGCACCAGAAATGTTACCAACTCTACCATAACCACCAATAAGTGCATTATAGATTACTACATTTGGTTCTAATCCACAGGTCATCAGTTCAGTCAAATATTCATTTACTTTATGAATATCCTTTATTTTACAATATCCATTTATTATAGTGCCATATGACACTATATCTGGCCGAAGTCCCTCAATTTTCATCTGATCCACCAGGTGAATGGCCTCTTCCATTTTATCCAAAATGCAATAAGCATGTAGTATTGTATTAAACGTGAAAATATTAGGCTTCAACCCTCTTCTGAGCATGTCATCACGGAGTTTAATTGCTTCCTCTATTTTATTGCCTTTGCAGCAACCTAGTATCATTATGTTATAAGTGATGCTATCCAGTTCAAGCCCCTTATTAACCATGGTCCTTAGAACCTCAGTAGCTCCTTCCATGTCCTTCCCCTCACAAAGCCCATGAATCAATGCATTAGAAGTTGCAATATTGACAGATAAACCTTCCTTCAACATCTTCAACCAAATTCCAACTGCTTCTTGGTGTTTTTCGCCCTTGCAAAGCTGCTTCACACAAGCTGTCATGAGAGCATCATTTGGTCGCATACCTCTTATAATCATTTCGCTTATAAGCCTTACCACAGACTTCAAACTTCCAGTCCTTTGGAGAAGCCCTGCAACCACTGAATTAAACAAACCAAAATGAACTACCATCCCAGCCGATAACATCTCCTCCAATATCTGCTCAGCACGCTCCATCTCCCCTTCCTTGCATAGAGCTCTAGCAATCAAGTTGTAAGTCACTGCTGTTGACTTCATCTCCTTTGAGAGCATTTCATCAAACAACCTGATTGCTTCTGAGAAATGCCCCCTCCGACAATGGCAATCAATAAGCTCATTGTAAATGATCTCATTTGGGGTGATTCCTAACCCAGCCATGTCCTGCAACACTGCACCAACCTCCCCAAGGCGCTGACTTCTTGCAAGACCATTGATCAGAATGCCAAAGGTGACCACGCTCGGAGTCACCTTGCTCTCTTCCATCCTCTCCTTCAGCCGAAAAGCCTCGTCTACTCTTCCACTCTTGCAAAGTCCATCCATCAGCAGATTGTATGGCACTACACCAGCACATTGCTGCAGCCCAGCATGGACTAACTCTGCAAGCATCTTAAGACCGCCGTCCACCTTTCCAGCCCTGCAAAGGGCCTTGATCATAGAGGTATATGAGTATGCATTCGGAGTGACGTTCTGACGACCACGCATTTCAGCAAACACCTTGCAAGCGGCGTCAAGCTGGCCAGCACGCACAAGAGCTTCAAGGAGCATATTGCAGATCTTAACGGAGGGCGAAGCGCCCCGGGAAGAGAGCACATGGAAGGCGTCCGTGGCACCCCTGAGGGAACCACGTGCGGAGGAGTTGAGGAAGGTGCTGAGGAGTAAATCCGATGAGGGGGTGGAGGAGGCGTTGGCCACAGCCGCTGCGGCAGTGTGGAGGGGGTGGTGATGTAGGAGGCGCCTGATTAGGCGGCGAGCGGAGGGGAGTGTGGAGCGATCGGCCGCGAGGGAGGAACCTCAGCTGCGGCCACGGCGTCAGCAGAGGACGAGGAGAgctggcggtggcggtggcggtggtggtggcggatgGCGAGGAGGAGAGGGTGCTGGGGTGGTGGTTTCATGGCGGATGGCCCATGAGAATGCAAGGCAGTGCAAAAAATGGATTAATGCGCAAATGCGCAGAAAAactaaatcttgaaaaatcatgtATTCAAAAACGTTCACAGATTCAAATTTTTATAAAACTGAAAAAGTTCATCGgttttcaaaaaaagttcatcgattttcaaaaaagttcatcaactttgaaaaaaattcaccgattttcaaaaaaagttcaaCGATTTTCCAAAAATGTTTATCgactttgaaaaaagttcactaattttcaaaaaaagttcattgaatttgacGAAAAGCTCATCGagattgaaaaaagttcatcaactttgagaaaatagttcatcaatttgaaaaaaggttcatcacatttgaaaaaagttcatcgaatttgagaAAAGTTCATCGAACTTGAAAAAAGTTCAGTGATTTTGCGAAAATTTGGTCACCTTTAAAAAAGTTCACTCATTTTAATAAGAAAGAGAAAAGAAACAAAGATAGAAAATGAAACAGGGAAAACAACTGCCTTTTCTGCGTTAATatataaagaaaataaaaagaacCACCATAGCACATGTGGTTATCTGGTTCAACTGGTTGTTGTGATTGGCTACCTAAACGAACGGGCGTGGTTCGAGTCGCGGCTGGAGCACCATTTTTTGGGAATTTTTAAGAAACAGGAAAGCAAGATGGGCCGGCCCGCTATAAAACCAAGTGTACAGGGGCCCTGTCCCAGGCGCCGAATAGGATTTGGCTTCGACGGGCACGGGACGGCTCCTTTCTTCTCGTCAAAAACTCGACTCTCTTTGCTCAGTCCCCTCGTCCGCTATTGGGCTGCCTGGGCTGTCTAGTTTTTTTtttttgtctcaaaaaaaaactaGACAAGCCCTcgttgtctcaaaaaaaaaaactagACAAGCCCTCAGAAAAATGTACTAACTCCCTATTATATGCACTCCATAAAATAAAAAACTgcagcatgaggagaatttagtcTCCTGACAGCAAAACCTGAACGCATAAACAGTACTCCCTtcttttttttttacttttttttgcaaaaaaaaccttcatttttatttactctgcatatttgGTTTGTATCAATTCAAACTTTGATCAAGTTTATACAAAATTATTAACATCCGCAATACCAAGTCAATACCACTAGAATCAACATTGAATATATTTTC
Above is a genomic segment from Triticum urartu cultivar G1812 unplaced genomic scaffold, Tu2.1 TuUngrouped_contig_4765, whole genome shotgun sequence containing:
- the LOC125528282 gene encoding pentatricopeptide repeat-containing protein At4g19440, chloroplastic-like, which encodes MKPPPQHPLLLAIRHHHRHRHRSSLAADRSTLPSARRLIRRLLHHHPLHTAAAAVANASSTPSSDLLLSTFLNSSARGSLRGATDAFHVLSSRGASPSVKICNMLLEALVRAGQLDAACKVFAEMRGRQNVTPNAYSYTSMIKALCRAGKVDGGLKMLAELVHAGLQQCAGVVPYNLLMDGLCKSGRVDEAFRLKERMEESKVTPSVVTFGILINGLARSQRLGEVGAVLQDMAGLGITPNEIIYNELIDCHCRRGHFSEAIRLFDEMLSKEMKSTAVTYNLIARALCKEGEMERAEQILEEMLSAGMVVHFGLFNSVVAGLLQRTGSLKSVVRLISEMIIRGMRPNDALMTACVKQLCKGEKHQEAVGIWLKMLKEGLSVNIATSNALIHGLCEGKDMEGATEVLRTMVNKGLELDSITYNIMILGCCKGNKIEEAIKLRDDMLRRGLKPNIFTFNTILHAYCILDKMEEAIHLVDQMKIEGLRPDIVSYGTIINGYCKIKDIHKVNEYLTELMTCGLEPNVVIYNALIGGYGRVGNISGAIDVLNTMKSAGIRPTNVTYCSLMHWMFHAYLVDEAKTMFEQSRENSIEVGVIGYTIMIHGFCKIGKMDEAMNYLEQMRSRGIPPNKFTYTTLMYAYCKSGNNEEASKLFDEMLSSGIVPDNVTYNTLVTGFSQVDPLDKATELPAEISSVLTQNDCLYNALVNRITRPWCQKEATSSE